A genomic stretch from Candidatus Amarolinea dominans includes:
- a CDS encoding slipin family protein, with protein MYSAVGFIVLLLFVLASSAIKIVQEYERGVIFRLGRLIGAKGPGLFLIIPFVDRFVKVDLRTITLDVPAQEAITKDNITVKVNAVVYFRVIDPSASVVNVEDYRRATWNIAQTTLRNVLGQSELDELLQHRESINAKLQQIIDEATEPWGVKVSIVEVKDVELPQTMQRAMARQAEAEREKRAKIIHAEGEFQAAVQLRNAARTMSDEPIAIQLRYLQTLTEIAVEKNSTIIFPVPIDLLTIVRSMVDSLPVVAEPATPSAPLIKA; from the coding sequence ATGTATTCCGCTGTTGGGTTCATTGTTCTGTTGCTGTTCGTCCTGGCCTCGTCGGCCATCAAAATTGTGCAGGAGTACGAGCGTGGCGTCATCTTCCGCCTGGGGCGGTTGATCGGCGCCAAGGGGCCGGGCCTGTTCCTGATCATCCCCTTTGTAGATCGTTTCGTCAAGGTAGATCTGCGCACGATCACGCTGGATGTGCCCGCGCAGGAAGCGATCACCAAAGACAACATCACCGTCAAGGTGAATGCGGTCGTCTATTTCCGGGTCATTGACCCGTCGGCGTCGGTGGTCAACGTGGAGGACTATCGCCGGGCCACCTGGAACATTGCGCAGACAACCCTACGTAACGTGCTCGGTCAATCGGAGTTGGACGAGCTGCTGCAGCACCGCGAGAGCATCAACGCCAAACTGCAACAGATCATTGACGAGGCCACCGAACCGTGGGGCGTCAAGGTTTCCATTGTAGAAGTCAAGGATGTGGAACTGCCGCAGACGATGCAGCGGGCCATGGCGCGACAGGCCGAGGCCGAGCGCGAGAAGCGCGCCAAGATTATTCACGCCGAGGGTGAATTCCAGGCTGCGGTGCAGCTGCGTAACGCCGCCAGGACCATGTCAGACGAACCGATCGCCATCCAACTGCGCTATCTGCAGACGTTGACTGAGATTGCCGTAGAGAAAAACTCGACGATCATCTTCCCGGTGCCGATTGACCTCTTGACAATCGTACGCAGCATGGTTGACTCTCTGCCGGTCGTGGCCGAGCCGGCAACCCCTTCTGCGCCCCTGATCAAGGCCTGA
- a CDS encoding 4Fe-4S binding protein, whose product MLTDSLPWVTVQISDACTACSLCARFCPTAAIRWTTQTPATDAAAAQPVTTFDLNFIAADCVDCGICQAACPEDAITLPDSVNPAQIGRRQMQTLRQGHLGPCRICTIATDLAVRSTCHVCNMSLTKKRKRLKG is encoded by the coding sequence ATGCTGACGGACAGCCTGCCCTGGGTCACGGTGCAGATCAGCGACGCGTGTACGGCGTGCAGCCTGTGTGCGCGCTTCTGCCCTACGGCCGCCATCCGCTGGACGACGCAGACGCCAGCGACGGACGCGGCCGCCGCCCAGCCTGTCACCACTTTCGATCTCAACTTTATCGCCGCCGATTGTGTGGACTGCGGTATCTGCCAGGCCGCCTGCCCAGAGGATGCCATCACCCTGCCGGACTCAGTCAACCCGGCGCAGATCGGCCGGCGGCAGATGCAGACCCTGCGCCAGGGCCACCTCGGCCCCTGCAGAATCTGCACCATCGCGACCGATCTGGCGGTGCGTTCCACCTGCCACGTGTGCAACATGTCGCTCACCAAGAAACGGAAACGATTGAAAGGATAG
- a CDS encoding AAA family ATPase has translation MPLLEIRLLGSFHVTLDGQPLTEFRSDKVRALLAYLVMEHNRPLRRAHLVDLLWSGYTPDTALNSLAKSLTNLRSLLAAVACLKITRHTVEFDATAEGVWCDALAFAHALEVCQQHAHPNLARCARCRAQLQQATSLYQGEFLHGLSSHDEQPFDAWREKTQAQFQGIFDTMHRILQTPLAPPRHNLPRTLNRFFGREQEIAALSDLLRSGELPLLTLIGEGGVGKTRLALAVAAQVKEEYGDGVWFVPLTPLPPAMDGLDEPLTPNEDRRAVQVYDRIAAAIAKSLGLALVGTDPPHLQLIRQLRQRHLLLILDNFEHQILGASWLPMLVSQAQHVYVLVTSRQRLGLQAEHVLRVHGLPVPPRRAPWNRSQTDSAGEDLAQVSSVRLFMARAERVGVTVPLNPETRAAMISICQALEGLPLGIELAATLLEHQSLAAVESTLLSSLASLTTSESDISPHHRSLRAVFEQSWHGLNAAEARLLARCSVFRGGFTEAAAAAVAAAAPGQLTMLEHRSLLRRADEGRYDMHEMMRQFAAAKLLAAGEAQSIASKHSQYYLAQLMPTQHRQDLELSDCQRALPAAVLAMLVTEIDNIRQAWQQAVAERRFAELGQAADGLGHLLGKVGLLSEGQALFDRTCVELSAAGAPASVLSGLNIQQAMLCDRHVKYAETAAAAQRALAFATTDLEQARAYLWCGTAQWKLDNLAAASTMLQQALQIFRRYQHTDGEANCLHELGSVAYRQGNLASAQERWEKALALNLQTGCKRRAAGTLNNLSSAYADCGAYQQADACIREGLRLLAEAGGHPVIQGYLLANEARVSLLLGDYQNAGLICAHALEHSRNIQNQELESCMLAQQAWLAYYAGADAQACQLAEAAVVLSQEIRYVYAAGMALPVLGHAQRRQDNLAAASDSYRAAVQMWEQHALAAPEFALDSLAGLALISWEQSQVEEARRQVNEILDTLARVSWDQEMIAEPVVICLACYDVLVATGDPRADRVLQQAWRFVRERADRISDPALHDRFLDGTAVHRQIMALIN, from the coding sequence ATGCCGCTTCTCGAAATCAGGCTACTGGGTTCCTTTCATGTTACATTGGATGGTCAACCGCTCACGGAATTCCGCTCAGACAAGGTACGCGCTCTTCTGGCCTACCTGGTCATGGAACACAACCGCCCATTACGCCGCGCGCACCTGGTTGACTTGCTCTGGAGTGGCTACACCCCGGACACCGCGCTCAACAGCCTGGCCAAGTCGTTGACCAATCTGCGCTCTCTGCTGGCCGCTGTGGCCTGCCTGAAGATCACACGCCACACGGTTGAGTTCGATGCCACCGCCGAGGGGGTGTGGTGCGACGCGCTGGCGTTTGCCCATGCCCTGGAGGTGTGCCAGCAGCACGCTCACCCCAACCTGGCCCGCTGCGCCAGGTGTCGCGCCCAACTCCAACAAGCGACATCTCTCTATCAGGGCGAGTTCTTGCACGGTCTCAGCAGCCATGATGAGCAGCCGTTTGACGCCTGGCGAGAGAAGACCCAGGCCCAGTTTCAGGGGATCTTCGACACGATGCACCGCATCCTGCAAACGCCGCTGGCTCCTCCACGTCACAACCTGCCGCGTACCCTCAACCGCTTCTTCGGCCGCGAGCAGGAGATTGCCGCGCTCAGTGACCTCCTGCGCAGCGGCGAGCTGCCCTTGCTCACGCTGATTGGCGAAGGCGGCGTGGGCAAGACGCGTCTGGCGTTGGCTGTCGCCGCCCAGGTCAAGGAGGAGTACGGTGATGGCGTCTGGTTTGTGCCGCTGACCCCGTTGCCGCCTGCAATGGATGGCCTTGACGAGCCGCTGACGCCCAACGAAGACCGCCGCGCCGTGCAGGTGTACGATCGCATCGCGGCCGCCATTGCCAAAAGTCTCGGCCTGGCACTTGTGGGCACTGACCCACCGCACCTGCAGCTCATCCGCCAGTTGCGGCAACGGCATCTCTTGCTCATCCTGGATAATTTCGAACACCAAATTCTGGGCGCGAGCTGGCTGCCCATGCTTGTCAGCCAGGCGCAGCACGTCTACGTGCTGGTCACATCGAGACAGCGGCTTGGCTTGCAGGCTGAGCATGTCTTACGCGTGCATGGACTGCCGGTGCCGCCCCGGCGCGCGCCGTGGAACCGATCGCAGACCGATTCCGCCGGCGAGGACCTGGCCCAGGTCAGCAGCGTGCGCTTGTTCATGGCGCGGGCGGAGCGCGTGGGCGTCACGGTGCCACTGAACCCAGAGACTCGCGCCGCCATGATTTCGATTTGCCAGGCCCTGGAGGGCCTGCCCTTGGGGATCGAACTGGCAGCCACGCTCCTCGAGCACCAGTCACTGGCCGCGGTGGAAAGCACCCTGCTCAGCAGCCTCGCCAGCCTGACCACGAGCGAGTCAGATATTTCTCCGCATCATCGCAGCCTGCGCGCGGTGTTCGAACAGTCGTGGCATGGGTTGAACGCAGCCGAGGCACGCCTGCTGGCGCGTTGTTCGGTCTTTCGTGGCGGTTTCACCGAAGCCGCGGCCGCCGCGGTGGCCGCCGCGGCGCCGGGCCAGTTGACCATGCTGGAACACCGGTCATTGCTGCGTCGCGCCGATGAAGGCCGCTATGACATGCACGAAATGATGCGCCAGTTTGCGGCCGCAAAGCTGCTCGCCGCGGGCGAGGCGCAGAGCATCGCATCAAAACACAGCCAATACTACCTGGCCCAACTGATGCCCACTCAGCACCGGCAAGACCTCGAGCTGTCCGACTGCCAGCGGGCACTCCCGGCCGCAGTCCTGGCTATGCTTGTCACTGAGATTGACAACATACGGCAGGCTTGGCAGCAGGCCGTGGCGGAAAGACGCTTTGCCGAGCTTGGCCAGGCCGCCGATGGCTTGGGGCATCTGCTTGGAAAAGTCGGCCTGCTGAGCGAAGGTCAAGCGTTGTTCGATCGAACCTGCGTGGAACTGAGCGCCGCCGGCGCGCCGGCGAGCGTGCTGAGCGGCCTTAACATCCAGCAGGCCATGCTTTGCGACCGTCACGTCAAATATGCTGAAACTGCCGCCGCTGCGCAGCGGGCGCTGGCGTTTGCAACGACCGATCTGGAGCAGGCCCGGGCCTATCTTTGGTGTGGGACTGCGCAATGGAAACTCGACAATCTGGCGGCCGCCAGCACCATGCTGCAGCAGGCCTTGCAGATCTTCCGGCGTTATCAGCACACGGATGGTGAGGCCAATTGCTTGCATGAGCTGGGCAGCGTGGCCTATCGCCAGGGTAATTTGGCCTCAGCACAGGAACGATGGGAAAAAGCACTGGCGCTGAATCTGCAAACGGGCTGTAAGCGCCGCGCCGCGGGCACGTTGAACAACCTGTCTTCAGCTTATGCCGACTGCGGCGCCTACCAGCAAGCCGATGCCTGTATTCGCGAGGGCTTGCGCCTGCTCGCCGAAGCCGGTGGGCATCCCGTGATCCAGGGGTATCTGTTAGCCAATGAGGCGCGGGTGAGCTTGCTGCTGGGCGACTATCAAAACGCCGGCTTGATCTGCGCGCATGCGCTTGAACACAGCCGCAACATCCAAAACCAGGAACTGGAGTCGTGCATGCTGGCCCAACAGGCCTGGCTCGCCTACTACGCAGGCGCCGATGCGCAGGCCTGTCAACTGGCAGAAGCGGCGGTTGTCTTGAGCCAGGAAATCCGCTATGTTTATGCAGCCGGCATGGCCCTGCCGGTTCTGGGTCATGCCCAGCGCCGCCAGGACAACTTGGCGGCAGCCAGCGACAGCTACCGGGCGGCCGTGCAGATGTGGGAACAGCATGCGCTGGCCGCGCCCGAATTCGCCCTGGATTCACTGGCTGGGCTTGCGCTGATCTCCTGGGAACAGAGTCAAGTGGAGGAGGCCCGGCGTCAGGTCAACGAGATCCTGGACACCCTGGCCCGCGTCTCCTGGGACCAGGAGATGATCGCCGAACCGGTGGTCATCTGCCTGGCCTGCTACGACGTCTTGGTCGCCACCGGCGATCCGCGCGCCGACAGGGTGCTGCAGCAGGCATGGCGCTTCGTGCGCGAGCGAGCCGATCGCATCAGCGACCCGGCCCTGCACGATCGTTTCCTCGATGGTACCGCAGTCCATCGCCAGATCATGGCGCTGATCAACTGA
- a CDS encoding helix-hairpin-helix domain-containing protein, whose protein sequence is MNDWLQRNFKTLALALLWLLSLGGVAFLVRRPAQTPIEIVLPPTATMTPLPTETPTPAPLRVHVSGAVLRPDVYVLAPDAIVRDAITAAGGFDAQADQTSLNLAQPLYDGAQVHVPSQVAEITPPPVGVSAPVATPTLGSTNLSDTTASNPLAPGVKINVNTASLSDLEQLPGIGPAMAQRIVEGRPYRSVEDLKKVKGIGEATYSKLAPFVTVQ, encoded by the coding sequence ATGAACGACTGGCTGCAACGCAATTTCAAGACACTGGCGCTGGCGCTGCTGTGGCTGCTCAGTCTGGGCGGCGTTGCCTTTCTGGTGCGCCGCCCGGCGCAGACGCCGATCGAGATCGTCCTGCCGCCCACGGCCACCATGACGCCGCTGCCCACCGAGACGCCAACGCCCGCGCCGCTGCGCGTGCATGTCAGCGGCGCGGTGCTGCGGCCTGATGTCTATGTGCTGGCGCCTGATGCGATCGTCAGGGATGCGATCACGGCGGCCGGTGGTTTCGATGCCCAGGCCGATCAGACGAGCCTCAACCTGGCGCAGCCGCTCTACGATGGTGCGCAGGTTCATGTCCCCAGCCAGGTGGCGGAGATCACCCCGCCGCCGGTGGGGGTTAGCGCGCCAGTGGCGACGCCGACCCTGGGGTCCACTAACCTTTCCGACACGACCGCGTCCAATCCCCTGGCGCCAGGCGTCAAGATCAACGTCAACACAGCCAGCCTCAGTGACCTGGAACAGTTACCCGGCATTGGGCCGGCGATGGCTCAGCGCATTGTGGAAGGGCGGCCGTATCGCAGCGTGGAGGACTTGAAGAAGGTCAAGGGTATTGGTGAGGCTACGTACAGTAAACTGGCGCCGTTCGTCACCGTGCAGTGA
- a CDS encoding heavy metal translocating P-type ATPase, translating into MDCADCALKLERGVGQLDGVLQATVNFTAGKMWVEYDADAVDQGVIAGRVQRLGYRVQEPANAANAAAAVAPASTFVRFLTGHPRDVSTLLAGLLLLLAGVLTLGGAAGWLVNGIIVLATVTGGWFVARRGLNVLWINRELDMNFLMTVAAVGALVIGELWEAALVMFLFSLGETLEAYTMDRARQSIRSLLNLAPATATRLTGCLDCEEHLGQDGYSGGICPFCAQQETRVPVADLAVGDIILVKAGERIAMDGVVIAGSSAVNQASVTGESVPVDKALGGELFAGTLNGSGALEVRVTRLAADNTISRLIHLVEQAQAQKAPTQRWVDRFARIYTPTVVLGAILIALGPPLLAAQPFWNLPDGTHGWLYRALTMLVIACPCALVISTPVSIVSAISRAAKQGILIKGGASLETAGRLRVIAFDKTGTLTQGSPALTDVVLDPNAGITSDALLGLAAAVESRSEHPLAQAVVTAATERGLSVTPALNVQALSGRGARGLVNGESVLVGNVALFAEQGQALPSGLAQAVADLEAAGKTVMLVGRVPGPVLGLLAVADTVRPDAREALAGLKRAGITLTVMLTGDNERTARAIAEQAGVDEFRANLMPAQKVAALEALLAQHGSVAMVGDGVNDAPALARASVGVAMGGAGSDQALETADVVLLADDLRKLPALVTLSRRAWHIVRQNIAFSLGIKVVFMALALLGAATLWMAVFADMGASLIVIFNGMRLLRRATNEWDADVSSA; encoded by the coding sequence ATGGACTGCGCCGATTGTGCGCTGAAGCTGGAGCGCGGGGTGGGACAGTTGGATGGCGTGCTGCAGGCGACTGTCAATTTCACGGCTGGTAAGATGTGGGTTGAGTACGATGCCGACGCGGTTGACCAGGGGGTCATTGCCGGTCGTGTCCAGCGCCTCGGCTACCGCGTGCAGGAGCCAGCGAACGCGGCGAACGCGGCGGCCGCGGTCGCGCCGGCGTCAACCTTCGTGCGCTTCCTCACCGGGCACCCGCGGGATGTCTCCACGCTGCTGGCAGGACTGCTGCTGCTGTTGGCCGGCGTGCTGACGCTGGGCGGCGCGGCCGGCTGGCTGGTCAACGGGATCATCGTCCTGGCGACCGTCACTGGCGGTTGGTTCGTGGCACGGCGGGGCCTCAACGTGCTGTGGATCAATCGTGAGTTGGATATGAACTTCCTCATGACCGTGGCGGCTGTGGGCGCGCTGGTCATCGGCGAGCTGTGGGAAGCCGCGCTGGTCATGTTCCTCTTCAGTCTGGGCGAGACCCTGGAAGCCTATACGATGGATCGCGCCCGCCAGAGCATCCGCAGCCTGTTGAACCTGGCGCCTGCCACCGCCACCCGCCTGACCGGCTGCCTGGACTGCGAGGAACACCTGGGCCAGGATGGCTACAGCGGCGGCATCTGCCCCTTCTGCGCGCAGCAAGAGACGCGCGTGCCGGTGGCCGATCTTGCTGTGGGCGACATAATTCTGGTCAAGGCGGGCGAACGCATCGCGATGGACGGCGTCGTCATCGCGGGCAGTTCGGCGGTCAACCAGGCCTCTGTCACCGGCGAGAGTGTGCCGGTGGACAAGGCCCTGGGTGGGGAGCTTTTTGCCGGCACCCTCAACGGCAGCGGCGCGCTGGAGGTGCGGGTGACGCGCCTGGCTGCAGACAACACCATCAGCCGCCTGATCCACCTGGTGGAGCAGGCGCAGGCCCAGAAAGCGCCCACGCAGCGCTGGGTTGACCGCTTTGCGCGCATCTACACTCCGACCGTCGTGCTGGGCGCGATCTTGATTGCGCTGGGGCCGCCGCTGCTGGCAGCCCAACCGTTCTGGAATCTGCCCGATGGCACGCACGGCTGGCTCTACCGCGCCCTGACCATGCTGGTCATTGCTTGCCCCTGCGCGCTGGTCATCTCCACACCGGTCAGCATTGTCAGTGCCATCAGCCGGGCCGCCAAGCAAGGCATCCTGATCAAAGGCGGCGCCTCCCTGGAAACTGCCGGCCGCCTGCGCGTCATCGCCTTCGACAAGACCGGGACACTGACCCAGGGCAGCCCCGCCCTGACCGACGTGGTGCTCGATCCGAACGCGGGGATAACGTCAGACGCGCTGCTGGGCCTGGCGGCGGCCGTCGAGAGCCGCTCTGAGCACCCGCTGGCGCAGGCCGTGGTGACCGCGGCCACCGAGCGTGGCCTCAGCGTCACGCCTGCGCTGAACGTGCAGGCGCTCAGCGGCCGCGGGGCGCGTGGGCTGGTCAATGGAGAATCTGTGCTGGTGGGCAATGTGGCGCTCTTTGCGGAACAAGGTCAGGCGCTGCCCTCTGGCCTGGCCCAGGCTGTGGCCGATCTGGAGGCGGCCGGTAAGACGGTGATGTTGGTGGGGCGCGTGCCTGGTCCCGTGTTGGGGCTGCTGGCCGTTGCCGACACGGTGCGCCCCGATGCCCGCGAGGCGTTAGCCGGCCTGAAACGCGCCGGCATTACGCTCACGGTCATGCTGACCGGGGACAATGAGCGCACCGCGCGCGCCATTGCCGAGCAGGCCGGTGTGGATGAGTTCAGGGCCAATTTGATGCCGGCGCAGAAAGTGGCCGCGCTGGAAGCGCTGTTGGCTCAACATGGCAGCGTGGCGATGGTCGGGGATGGCGTCAATGATGCGCCGGCCCTGGCGCGTGCTTCGGTTGGGGTAGCGATGGGCGGCGCAGGCAGCGATCAAGCCCTGGAGACGGCCGATGTGGTGTTGCTGGCGGATGATCTGCGCAAATTACCCGCGCTGGTAACGCTGAGCCGGCGCGCCTGGCACATCGTCCGCCAAAACATCGCGTTCAGCCTGGGTATCAAGGTTGTCTTCATGGCGCTCGCCCTGCTGGGCGCCGCGACGCTGTGGATGGCCGTTTTTGCCGATATGGGCGCCTCGTTGATCGTCATCTTCAACGGCATGCGCCTCTTGCGGCGCGCGACGAATGAGTGGGACGCGGACGTGTCGTCCGCGTAG
- a CDS encoding helix-turn-helix transcriptional regulator, producing MDADTNNGQDSHPLGQEAPLLAPGQAVRLADLFKALSDPTRVRLMAALTGTPELCVSDLSTLLGMGQSAVSHQLAYLRDMRLLRMRRAGRHIFYALDDDHILRLFEQGLDHVRHG from the coding sequence ATGGATGCTGACACGAACAACGGGCAAGATAGTCATCCCCTGGGGCAGGAAGCTCCGCTGCTGGCCCCAGGACAGGCTGTGCGCCTGGCCGACCTTTTCAAGGCGCTGAGCGATCCGACGCGCGTGCGGCTGATGGCGGCCCTGACGGGGACGCCGGAGCTGTGCGTCAGCGACCTGAGCACCTTGTTGGGCATGGGGCAATCGGCTGTTTCGCATCAACTGGCCTATTTGCGCGACATGCGCCTGCTGCGTATGCGCCGCGCCGGCCGCCACATCTTCTATGCCCTGGACGATGACCACATTTTGCGCCTGTTCGAGCAGGGTCTCGATCACGTGCGCCACGGGTAA
- a CDS encoding alpha/beta fold hydrolase — translation MILTSNQIPGLVLTEHEFRVPLDHAQLQGEQITIFAREVRAAAKKDAALPWLVFFQGGPGFGAPRPLNNSGWLKRALQDYRVLLLDQRGTGRSTPVTFQTLARLSSPQAQADYLKHFRADAIVADAELIRHALAGPDTPWTALGQSYGGFCVLTYLSHAPQGLAGALITGGLAPLDRSVDDIYRATYRRTLGKNRRFFERYPQDAAHSQRIADYLLRHIVPLPGGGRLSARRFQQIGMGFGASDGFENVHYLLENAFVTGVNGPEINFVFLRGLEAMQSFETNPIYALLHEPCYCQGAASAWSAQRMLAEFPEFDLHAAASGQAPLMFTGEMIYPWMFEDYAYLRPLQGAAEILAAYDGWPPLYDPSALAANTVPVAAVSYYDDMYVELAFAEQTARQVAGLKLWVTNEYEHNGLRADGERVLGRLLDMLVGNV, via the coding sequence GAATTTCGTGTCCCGCTCGATCACGCGCAACTGCAGGGCGAACAGATCACCATTTTTGCCAGGGAAGTGAGGGCCGCGGCCAAGAAGGATGCCGCGCTGCCCTGGCTTGTCTTCTTCCAGGGCGGCCCGGGCTTCGGCGCCCCGCGGCCGCTCAACAACAGCGGCTGGCTCAAACGGGCCTTGCAGGACTATCGCGTCCTCCTGCTCGATCAGCGCGGCACGGGTCGCAGCACACCGGTGACGTTCCAAACCCTGGCGCGGCTGTCATCGCCGCAGGCGCAGGCCGACTATCTCAAGCACTTCCGCGCGGATGCCATTGTGGCCGACGCCGAGTTGATTCGCCACGCGCTCGCCGGGCCTGACACCCCCTGGACGGCCCTGGGCCAGAGCTACGGCGGTTTCTGCGTGCTGACCTACCTCTCGCACGCGCCCCAGGGCCTGGCCGGCGCGCTCATCACCGGCGGTCTGGCGCCCCTGGATCGCTCCGTGGACGACATCTACCGCGCCACCTACCGCCGAACGCTGGGCAAGAACCGCCGCTTCTTCGAACGCTATCCGCAAGATGCGGCGCACAGCCAGCGCATCGCCGATTATCTGCTCAGGCACATCGTGCCTTTGCCGGGCGGCGGCCGCCTGAGCGCGCGGCGTTTTCAGCAAATCGGCATGGGCTTTGGCGCCAGCGATGGCTTCGAAAATGTTCATTACCTGCTGGAGAACGCGTTCGTAACCGGCGTCAACGGCCCGGAGATCAACTTCGTCTTTCTGCGCGGCCTGGAAGCCATGCAGTCCTTCGAAACGAACCCGATCTACGCGTTGCTGCACGAGCCGTGCTACTGCCAGGGCGCGGCCTCAGCCTGGTCCGCGCAGCGGATGCTGGCGGAGTTTCCCGAATTCGATCTGCACGCCGCGGCCAGCGGCCAGGCGCCGCTCATGTTCACCGGCGAGATGATCTACCCGTGGATGTTCGAGGATTACGCGTACCTGCGGCCGCTGCAAGGTGCAGCCGAAATTCTGGCCGCGTACGACGGCTGGCCGCCGCTGTACGACCCCTCTGCGCTGGCTGCCAACACCGTACCGGTCGCGGCGGTTTCCTATTACGATGACATGTATGTCGAACTGGCCTTTGCCGAGCAAACGGCGCGCCAGGTGGCTGGCCTCAAGCTGTGGGTGACGAATGAATACGAACACAACGGCCTGCGCGCCGATGGCGAACGCGTCCTCGGTCGCCTGCTCGACATGTTGGTCGGGAATGTTTGA
- a CDS encoding 4Fe-4S dicluster domain-containing protein, which translates to MPDLTLLTKLLSTFGDDAPACDASLCLNQRFKAANCHLCADACPVAAITVQGANVRIAPETCVHCGICLYVCPTGVFAAPNQAQADKRLLDAAAPLAGRALELTCPANRQVDRTAAPVEAVVQSGRCLAALSLAELLDLAQPRQRNLWLNDSDCAACPLGQALPVIQETATQANLVLAAWHHPIELRTQITEPDALTTVHRVAVFSGQQPSYSRREFLTFVRHTTTQVMSTVAVEALAPLNPMTGSPQPRDAELSYQRRHLTASVARLGPPPARPC; encoded by the coding sequence ATGCCTGACCTGACTCTGCTCACCAAACTCCTCTCGACATTCGGCGATGACGCACCGGCCTGCGACGCCAGTCTGTGCCTCAATCAGCGCTTCAAGGCGGCCAACTGCCACCTGTGTGCAGACGCCTGCCCGGTGGCGGCCATCACCGTGCAGGGTGCAAATGTGCGCATCGCGCCGGAGACCTGCGTTCACTGTGGCATCTGTCTGTATGTCTGCCCCACGGGGGTGTTTGCGGCCCCAAACCAAGCGCAGGCCGACAAGCGGCTGCTGGACGCGGCCGCGCCCCTGGCCGGCCGCGCCCTGGAGTTGACCTGCCCGGCCAATCGCCAGGTGGACAGAACCGCCGCGCCGGTCGAGGCCGTGGTGCAGAGCGGACGCTGCCTGGCCGCTCTTTCGTTGGCTGAACTGCTCGATCTGGCGCAGCCCCGCCAGCGCAATCTGTGGTTGAATGACAGCGATTGTGCAGCCTGCCCCCTGGGTCAGGCGCTGCCGGTCATCCAGGAGACGGCCACGCAGGCCAACCTGGTGTTGGCCGCCTGGCACCACCCCATCGAACTGCGCACGCAGATCACCGAACCGGATGCGCTGACGACCGTCCACCGGGTAGCTGTTTTTTCCGGCCAGCAGCCGTCCTATTCGCGGCGTGAATTCCTGACCTTTGTGCGGCACACGACGACGCAGGTGATGAGCACGGTGGCGGTCGAGGCGTTGGCGCCGCTGAACCCGATGACAGGGTCGCCGCAACCGCGTGACGCTGAGCTGTCCTATCAACGTCGTCATCTGACCGCCTCGGTGGCGCGGCTCGGCCCGCCCCCAGCGCGGCCATGCTGA
- a CDS encoding cation transporter — MQRPSLTRFAWLSIAAAIVTIGLKMAAYRVTGSVGLLSDALESLVNLAAALMALAMLTVAARPPDEDHVYGHDKAEYFSSGVEGALILVAAISIGVTAWNRLLAPQPLEGLGLGLGISLLASLINLGVALVLRRAGQRYSSITLDADAQHLMTDVWTSVGVLAGIGAVALTGWERLDPIIAFAVALNIIWSGVQLVRRSALGLLDTAWPAPERSVVANILDRYQAQGVQFHALRTRQSAARRFMSVHVLVPGDWTVLRGHQLLEKLEREVREALTGVTILTHLEPLEDPVSWEDTQLDRQTA; from the coding sequence ATGCAGCGACCTTCACTTACGCGTTTTGCCTGGCTCTCGATTGCCGCGGCCATCGTGACCATCGGGCTGAAGATGGCCGCCTATCGCGTGACCGGTTCGGTCGGCCTCTTGTCCGATGCCCTGGAATCGCTGGTCAACCTGGCGGCGGCGCTGATGGCGCTGGCCATGCTGACGGTGGCCGCGCGGCCGCCCGATGAGGACCATGTCTATGGGCATGACAAAGCGGAGTATTTCAGCAGCGGCGTCGAAGGGGCGCTGATCCTGGTGGCCGCGATCAGCATCGGCGTGACGGCGTGGAACCGTCTTCTAGCCCCACAGCCCCTGGAAGGCCTGGGCCTGGGCCTGGGCATCTCCCTGCTGGCGTCGCTGATCAACCTGGGGGTGGCGCTCGTCTTGCGGCGGGCCGGCCAACGTTACAGTTCGATTACGCTGGATGCAGACGCCCAGCATCTTATGACCGATGTGTGGACATCGGTCGGCGTGTTGGCCGGCATCGGCGCCGTGGCCCTGACCGGCTGGGAGCGCCTCGATCCGATCATCGCCTTTGCCGTGGCGCTCAACATCATTTGGTCGGGCGTGCAACTGGTACGGCGTTCGGCGCTCGGTTTGCTCGATACGGCCTGGCCTGCGCCAGAACGCAGCGTGGTCGCCAACATTCTGGATCGTTACCAGGCGCAGGGCGTGCAGTTCCATGCCCTGCGCACGCGCCAGTCAGCCGCACGGCGTTTCATGTCGGTACATGTCCTGGTACCCGGCGACTGGACCGTGCTGCGAGGCCATCAACTGCTGGAGAAATTGGAGCGCGAGGTGCGCGAGGCGCTGACCGGCGTCACCATCCTGACGCACCTCGAACCGCTGGAGGACCCGGTCTCCTGGGAAGATACGCAGCTCGACCGCCAGACTGCATGA